A segment of the Carassius carassius chromosome 21, fCarCar2.1, whole genome shotgun sequence genome:
CGAATCTACAACGTCCATTTCGCTGTGCTGAATGAGCTCGAGCAGCCCCCCCTCCTTCACTGTTGACCCTCCCCTTCCACACTCACCATTGCTTTCAGCGATGCAGCCTCGCAAATGACTTTCCGAGCGCTTTCTGCTGCACGGAACCACGCCGATCTTTCGATTCTTTTACTACAGCGAAATCTCGAAATTATGACGCTATCTGCGTTCTACACGTACGCGTTTTTGACATGCACAAAACCAAATAGTGCGCCGAAGACCTGCAGTATTTAGACATTCTTACCTCATCGGGTCTCGCGCAGTCGATCGAGCCGTTCATCTGCGCCTCGTTCTCTCCGATCAGCGATACTTTCGGAGATCTACTGCGCACGCGCCGACACAAGCATCGTAGGAAGTCGATCCCGACTGGTTTCGAACATTTAAAAATTTAGCATTAGAACAGTCCTTGCAGTAATAGTCCTTTAATGTAAAACAAGAACGCTAGAATAACATAACTGCATGTCCTCTTAGTTCATTTGGTCTTTTTGATAAGCGTGTACGAATATAAATAATGCAACGTTAATACGAAAATCGCCGACTCACGCATCGATTCTCGTTTTCTCGATATGACGTACCATCGCGCTTTATCAAAGATTCATAACATCAGATTTTGTCCTGAGCATATCTGAGTTATTAGTTTTcggaaataatttaatattttgctcTTAAAAATAATGTGCTGTACAAAATGCTATGTTTGCGCTTACTTTAAAAGAATTACGTGTGACTTAACGTTTACTTCTGGAATTTAAACGCCAGAAATGATCAGGGTCAAATAAACAAATACCTTTGCCACATTACAACTAAAGGGCCtttgatcccccccccccccacacacaaataGGCTGTGTTAAGTGAGATATGTcttatattattaaacatttaattaggtTCATAATTGAACCTAAATATGACCGTGAAATgagttataattaattaaaacaaaaattttaagaaatctaatatttaatacatattttagaaTGGACCGTTTTTAATCATGTCACCTTCAGAAAAGTAAATGTATTGTTAAATGTATCAATCTAAAATTTGGTCAGActttagaaaatgttaaaataatttgccTAAATTTGAATGATAGAAAACCCCAACAAAGCCTTAATGAAGATACCTTTGTGTAGAGGCACAAGAAATGCCATCTAAAGACAAATAACACATTTCACCAGCATAAAGAATTTTCCAGTTTACCTTTTTAATGCTCAATACATGGTTATGagattatttaaaaatctaaaaaaaaaatggaagcaCAACAATTCAGTGTTGTTACAGCACCATTCAGAGAGTGAAGCCAAGGGTTACATGAATACATGTACAATACAGAAACATAATGAGTGTCATATACTTTCAACAAAGAACTACTAAGACACTGACTCTTCACAAACGTGAGGCGACTTCAGCAGCAATGGTTCCTTTTCTCTGCAAGATCAAAGACAAAACCTCAGACTGCCAGGAGAGTTGCTTCATGGTTGAACATCATGTGCAAACGGATTGGATAAAAGGGAATGACCGTGACCTTATCTGTCCTTGTTAGTTCTCAGGTCTGTAGTAATTGGGTCATGTTGGATTGTCTGGTGCAGCATGAGAGCCATGAGACCTGCACGATTTGTCATGGCTGTTCTTAAGTTGCGCTCCTGCTCGAACAATTCATCCAACTTGTACCACTAAGAGGAAGAGAAAAGAGATCATGGGAATGagtgaataaattaaatattaactgTAAGACTGATGAAGGATGATGCCATCTTGTCTTGGAATGGCTTTGAGTTTATTATTacacaactatttttttttgttgttcacttaaataaataatttccttCAAATAAATGATTCCTTAGCACATGCACTGACCACTCTGACTCGTTCCAGGTCCACTTCAGCCCTGCGGAGTTTCTCCCAGCAGTAGTGTTTGTTGCACTTGCGTTTGGACACCCTGCAGTATTCTCCAGTGGGTTCAAATACATCACGAACCAATGGACAGCCACAGACCTCATCCGCAGGGATCTGTATGCATGCATCACAATCAGAATAATGTCCTCAATATCTATGCAGATTGGATGTTTATGTATCAAATGCATGTGGTAAAGTACCTTTGGGTCTCTGGAGTGTTCTGGACAGAGCACCTGCAGTCTCTTACAGTAGGTTTTGCTTTGTGGATTGTACACATCACAGAAGAGCCGTGTAGCACTACATACCAGGAGAAATATTATTAAGACTTAAAGATTTTGTGCAAAACTGATTTCCTTCATTTGACATGTAAAGAAATTAATAGGGTAATCATACGGGCCATTTTTTGGGATGCACCCtcgccaggatttctatattgcctaaaatatccaggttttggctgtaTGCACTGTGCACATCAATCGGTACGCAGCTTCAAGTCGAACGAACgaaaaaacacatgcatgtatttgcATCGATTTGATCGTTCTCACCTTCTCATGCGAGGTGCGCCATGATTGGTCAATTATGaacaatacctgcatgtaattggtcaaactactttggatattttaggcaattatTCAGGCAAATCCTGACCAAGACATGTCCCGTATAAATGGCACATATGGCCACCCTATTAATAGGACTCTTGAGAAATTAACAAGTATGCTAACATTAGATGAGAACTCCAGGCATATAGTTAATAAATATTCTGAATCAATCGTTTTAtacatcaaattgatcaaaaatgacggtacagatatttataatgtcaaaagatttctatttcaaactatTGCTATCCTTTCAAACTTTCTACTGATCAAAGAGTTCGGAAAATTGTGTTATATagtagttttcaacattgatgataataagaaatgtctcaGCAAATCAGCtctttacaatgatttctgaaggatcatgcgacactaaagactggagaaatgatgctgaaaattctgcataAAATCACAgaataaaattatgttttaaaatatattacaatagaaagcagctattttaagtttataatttatttatttatatatacttacCCCTCTATGCGAGTGGGGTACATGGAGCCAAATGATGTCTGACTCTCATACTGGTTAAAAGGAAATGACGAAAGATGAACATCACATTATTTTAAAAGCACAACACTAAAACGTGAACAATGTTTAAAGGTCTATGCATCACGATTAGTAAAAACACACCTTTGCATAGCACCTTTCCATGTGACGCAACGCCACCTTGGGGTTAACTGGGTGACTGCAGGACACACAGAAGATTTGCAAATCTGTGTCGTCGTCGCCCTCATTGACCTTCGGGGGAAAAGAAATGCAATGTTCAGGCACTGTTATgtgatctgaaggatcatgcgacactaaATACTGGAGTCTACTGGAGCTTTACAGGGGTAAAagacttttatttaattatgttgtattcatttaaaatataagaatagtCAATTCTATTGTAGTATATTTGCATTGTTTTCAGTTTCATTGTTTGAAACCAGCACACTATGTTTATAAGGGCTTTACCTCTTCATCGTGCTGCACGACCTGCTGTTTGGCTTTAGCAATGATGCCTTCCAGCTCATGAAACCGTTTCTCCATTTCGGTGAGTCGCATGCGAGCTGACTGTTGCTCACGGCGGATTCGCTCCAGAAGCTTCTTGCCCTGTTCTTCAGCGATGCATGGGCTCTGCTGCCACTGCTGGATACGCTGTGGCAGGATCTCATAGATTCGACTGGCAACACAAGAAGACAGAAATTTTCAGGGTCTGTCTATTCTTCTACATACAACTCTTTACAACTGTAAAGCATTTCCAGGTTTACTTGGCAGCGAGCTTCATGCCACAGTCATCAGAGCAGTATTTGGAGTTGGCACGTGCAGCTTCAACACATCCGGGTCCGAGACACTGTCTGGCTCCTCCGCTGTCCCGAACCTCTGCCCGCTCGCTGTGTCTCACCCGGTCACGGTGCTTCTGTTTGGGTTTGTGCTTCCGAGGCTTATTCTCCTCTTTCTTATGAATGAAAACAAAGTTCTAATTGAGTTTCCATTATAAGCACTTTAAGCCGAAACACATGCTTTCTGTTTTAAAGTCCTTTTTCAGGttaagaattacatttatatatttagaaatattaaacaCTTTCTGGACTGAAGAAACTTGATCAtccctaaatttttttttttttatatgcgaGTATCAAATAGGAACCATCCGGCTTTTAGGGAAGATTGTTTGTACgtatttttaagtatttaccTTTTTTTCAGATCGCTTTTCTCTTCTTTTCACGTGCTTGACTTTAACAGCCCTCTTTCTCATAGATGAATCGGCGTAtgaaccatcatcatcatcatcactgttccaaccctgattaaaaaataaaaacaaacaaaaagtctaGACACAACCATTTCTGCCAGAATAATTATCTTTAATCAATGGAATAATTTACTTACTGCACATGCATCAacctaaaaaaacattttgcatgaCCTGATCCAAGGAAGCTACATTTAGAAGTTTTATTGGTGATTTGATCATTTGTGTAAACAGTAGATTTTTATTGTTTGCCATTCAAGAACATAGGAGCTGTTCTTGCATTGCTGTAAACATGTTTCCAGAAGTTCTACTAAGATATCCAAGTGGGCTAACTAGGTAAAAGGGTATTTTCAGTTGCTCTTAAGTGTGCTGTAAGAGTGAGGAGAAGCAGGTACCGTGCTGTGTTCTCCATACTTTCCGGCACAGTACTGCTGATACAGCTCCAGCTCATTCTCACTGTAGTCTTCAGACAGCGGTCCGTCTTGATAATCTCTGCCCTTAGACATGGAGCACTCCTCACCCTTCACTCgcaacattttctgaaaaaagaaagaaaaggattCATAGAGATTACAGTAGTACTGGAAACTTAAAGTTTGTATGTTCCATAATGGTTAAAGTTTTAGTCAGTTTATTGTGTgtctttgtaattttttaaatatacatctacatagttatttatacatttttatttcaatttgagTACATCaagtttaactaaatgaaaatgagaagtgTTTTACTTGGCAACTAGCTGGAATAAAccaagtttaaatatttaatttcagttaatatttaatttcaagtaGCAAAAATGCTTTTATGGTTATGGTTTTAGTAAGCTAGACTCACTCCATACTAATATTCTCTGTAATAAGTGTACAGAAGTTGCTGTGGATTTACTACCAACAATTACTAACAACAatcaacaaaaacacattaaaacgtACAGAACCATTTGGCAATAATTGTTGAGATGCATCATATGTTACTCAGAATCAATAAACCTGATCATACCTTAAAACACACCATAAAAGCATACGATAAAAAAGACAAAGCCACTGTTAATATCACTGGGATTGTCTCTTCTACAAAAGGGAAACTCACCCTAGCGCGCACTTCACACTGTCTCAGCCGACACTTCTGCCTGATCCTATTTGGTCCGCCGAACTTCTTCATGTCTTTACAGAAGTCACACAGTCCACAGTCCTCTGTGCGCATGCAGGGTTCACATTCTCCACACATGCGAGCTGAGCGCTTAATCTGAGGACAAATCCCAAATATTCCCCACAGCCAGTCCAAATGTAAACAAACAGAACCTTTTTCAGTCACTTTCTTCACAAAGGTCATTGTACGAGAGCAGCTTTATCAATCAGAATTTCTCACCCGTGACCCACGGCGTCCATCGGACTTCCATCCGAAATCCGGTGTGTCTTGCTGGTTATCGGTCCCATCTGCCTCTGCTTCTTTCTCTCTGCTTTTCTTGGGGCGGAATTTAATCTCTAACGATTCGTTTTTACCTAGATTGCAGGATGTACATACTCAGGGCTCTttttatggatatatatatatatacagtggcatGCGGAAGTTTAGGaaacccttgcagaatctgtgaaaatgtcaataattttcaaaaaaataagagagatcattctaaatgcatgttattttttttttatttagtactgtcctgagtaagatattttacataaaagatgtttgcatatagtccacaagacaaaaaaaatgctgaaattattaaaataacctcattcaaaagtttgggaacccttggttcttaatactgtgtgctgttacctggatgatccacgactgtctttctgttttgtgaggGTTGTGCATGAGtctcttgtttgttctgaacagttaaactgagaactgttcttcagaaaaactgTTCTttaggtcctgcagattcttcagttttccagcatctttgcatatttgattCCTTTCCAGCATTTTCCAGccattttttttgtgttgtggactaaatgtaaacatattttatttaaaatatcttactcaggacaatactaaataaaaaataacatgcatttagtatgatctctctaattttgttaaaattattcacattttctgcaAGGGTTTCCCAAATTTTCGCAttccacataaaataaaatgaattaatcaaatttaCTTACTCCGACACTTTTCACAGTACCAAACACGGATGGTTTTGGCCATCTTCTCTGATATTTTAATGCAGTCTCCATGAAACCACTCGCTGCAGTTGTCACAACCACTGTGTACATGAAAATAATTTGAAACATGCGactgaaaatatttagttttacaaTGGAAAAAGcatccttaataaaaaaaaaaactgcatgcaaACATTTGAAGAGAAACACATCTTACATCATAAAGCAGTTGGTGTCTGGTTTGCGACAAACACAATAAACCCGTGCATTGCTAGGATTCAGATTCATCTCCGGTCCAGGAGGCTGCTCCAAATCTGACACTTCACTGTCCTATAACATAACAGAAGAAACTGAATGTGTAtttcattttctattttctttatgTGACATTTACATATCAACAACTTTCCTGTTATACAGTCTACCTGTGCACTTTATATTTTGCAGAatatcatatatactgtataaacagtTTATTATGCTGCTATATGCTACATTTAATGTATTCTCTGATACTTTGTGATGCCAAACCTCCATTTGAACGATGGCACATTTGTACAACAGCTATTCTGAGCTGTCATGGccatttgtattgtattatattctctctctctctatataaatatatatacacacctttTTTCTTATTACAAAAGAGTAGCAAAAATGTTCACAAACATTCAATCAGAACAGTGATACACCTGTATTGTCACCCctgtataatattataatgacaAAGCGACCAGAATTACAAAATTAATTCACGTAACTTACCATGACAGATTTCTCCGGTTAATGTCCAAAAGAAAGGAATGCTACTAAAGTCATTTAGAACATCTGAAGCACAAAAACTAAAAGGCTGCCATAACCACGGTGAACTAAACCGGTGTGCAGTGAACTGATTAAATATTTCACTCCTTTTGTTTACAAAGCGGACCACTGCACAACAACATCTACTTCCGCTTCCACTGCTGGATTCTTCTTCTACGGTTTAGATGAGAAATGATCCGCTGCCACCTGCTGGACTTGTGTGTAAGTGACGCGCGCCGACAGACGGGAGGACAACTGAAGTTAACTACATCTAAacccataaaatacattttcgctacttgaaatcaaataaatgatAACGGTATAATATATCCCAAGTCATTTTTCATAGATATAGAactgtaaaaatgacaaaaacacacagcaaaattactaaaattatatctaaacctaaaataaaaaaggaaaatattaatacaaaaatattaaatctataatagtatcttaatgatataaaataaacatttcattttaaagttatgcagtaaaacaaacaaacaaacaaattaatagtTTAACACTAATAAAATGCGTGTATTTTGTATTGAGTTAATGTTTTAAGTGATTTGATTGCTGGAAAGTTTATTCAGATTTGCACTATTATAATCCAATGAGAGTATTATATCATTCACATTAcattacatgtattcatttagcagacgcttttatccaaagcggcttacaaatgaagacagtggaagcaatcaaaaacaacagaaagaagaaaatgatatataagtgctataacaagtctcagttaggttgacacagtacacgaagcatgggcttttgaataatagaataaataaaaagaaatcagatagaataaaaaaagaatagagcagtgttagaggtctttacacacacacacacacacacacttgcataataaatggaaagaaaatagaatacaaaaagattagaaaggttagatttttttaaagaatagaattagaatagtgagtgttaaagttagagggtcaaataaagatggaagagatgggttttaagccgattcttgaagataaggactcagctgctcggattgagtcggGGAGGTCATTCTACCAGGAGGGAACGTTTAATTTataagtccataaaagtgactttgtgtttctttgggatggcacaatcaagcgacgttcacttgcagaacgcaagcttctagagggcacataagtctgaagtaacaaatttaggtaaatgggtgaagagccagtggtagttttgtaggcaaacatcaatgtcttgaattttatgcgagcagctattggaaaccagtgcaaattgataaacagaggtgtgacgtgtattctttttggctcattaaaaattaatcttgctgccgcgttctggattaattgtaaaggtttgatataattggctggaagacctgccaagagagcattgcaatagtccagcctggacagaacaagagcttgaacaaggagttgtgcagcatgttccaaaaagcttgatcttcttgatgttgaataaagcaaatctgcaggaccggacagttttagcaatgtggtttgagaaagtcagctgatcatcaatcataactccatggcttctggctgtttttgaaggagttatgtttgatgtgcctaacttgatggtgaaattgtgatgaaacgatgggtttgctggaatcacaagcagttctgtcttggcaaggttgagttgaaggtgatggtccatcatccaggaagaaatgtctgttagacaagctgagatgcgaatagctaccgtcggatcatcaggatggaataagAGGTAgagtcatcagcatagcagtggtatgaaaagccatgtttctgaatgacagaacctaatgatgccaatttatatacaatttatataatttttaatgattAATATCATTATGTAATTAATGCTGATAATACCAACCAATTCAGAGAGAATTCTGAAAGATAGccagaaaaaagtaaatatagtcatcaatataaacaaataattattaaattatgaataGCAATTAATCCCGTATAATAGCGTCAGTCATTCGTCAGAAGGTTTGAGAAATGCGGCAGGTAAACCAGAATTTCATATGttaatttcaattatttttttaggaGTACTGCTGGAAAATCATGTGATAAACCACaacgaaataaaataaatagttgcTAAAATTGTCGATTCCCTGCGGTGCAGGAAGGATGTCGTGCACGCGCACACGCTAGAGATCTCCACGGCACGCGCAGGTCAGAGCAGATGCAGCTCGCGCCCGCGGAGGAACATCGCGCAAATTCTGAATTAAAGTGAATTAAAACGTCCTCGGTACAAGACTGGAGTTATTCGAGTTAAGGTAAATCTCCAATTCAGCCTTGTGTCTTTATGCTTTGGTAATTTCGTTTCATTCAGGGTCAGTAGAAATTGAGGCACGTCATTTGAAAGTTTACGTCTGTTTACTTCTTTTCAAGTGAATgtatgtagttacaaagttacaaaccttaattttcaaaataacgCGTGGTTAATTTAGACAAACAATATTTTGCGTGATTAAATTCAAACTTTAatctttatatatctatatatatctatatatctatatatatctatatatatacacacacat
Coding sequences within it:
- the cxxc1a gene encoding CXXC-type zinc finger protein 1a, with amino-acid sequence MDSEVSDLEQPPGPEMNLNPSNARVYCVCRKPDTNCFMIGCDNCSEWFHGDCIKISEKMAKTIRVWYCEKCRSKNESLEIKFRPKKSREKEAEADGTDNQQDTPDFGWKSDGRRGSRIKRSARMCGECEPCMRTEDCGLCDFCKDMKKFGGPNRIRQKCRLRQCEVRARKMLRVKGEECSMSKGRDYQDGPLSEDYSENELELYQQYCAGKYGEHSTGWNSDDDDDGSYADSSMRKRAVKVKHVKRREKRSEKKKEENKPRKHKPKQKHRDRVRHSERAEVRDSGGARQCLGPGCVEAARANSKYCSDDCGMKLAANRIYEILPQRIQQWQQSPCIAEEQGKKLLERIRREQQSARMRLTEMEKRFHELEGIIAKAKQQVVQHDEEVNEGDDDTDLQIFCVSCSHPVNPKVALRHMERCYAKYESQTSFGSMYPTRIEGATRLFCDVYNPQSKTYCKRLQVLCPEHSRDPKIPADEVCGCPLVRDVFEPTGEYCRVSKRKCNKHYCWEKLRRAEVDLERVRVWYKLDELFEQERNLRTAMTNRAGLMALMLHQTIQHDPITTDLRTNKDR